A single genomic interval of Bradyrhizobium japonicum USDA 6 harbors:
- a CDS encoding LysR family transcriptional regulator — translation MLNQTDLSRVELNLLVLFRVVLEERHVARAAARLNLTPSAVSHALGRLRLVLNDPLFLRTPKGVVPTERALELDHPIAEIIARVEQLVGSARPFDPAKSHRRFTIGAPDAVLASTTGQLLGSIASRAPHIDIGLIHVMPAPRGGAIGEPWHECLEMLERRELDIAMLPLPAVSPRFEARRLYDEEFVLAMRKGHAFARAPTPAAFSRSQHLLVSLSGEPRGFVDEMLARRGLKRRIALTVPNFMMALVQLAGSELIAALPRRLVQQHAGHFGLMFVELPFARKPDTICAIATKAAMKDAGVAWLMEVVFASVGAGRNRNR, via the coding sequence ATGCTGAACCAAACTGATCTATCCAGGGTCGAACTGAATCTCCTTGTGCTCTTCCGCGTGGTCCTGGAAGAACGCCATGTCGCGCGCGCAGCCGCGCGACTGAACCTGACGCCGTCCGCTGTCAGCCACGCGCTTGGCCGGCTGCGCCTTGTTTTGAACGACCCGTTGTTCCTGCGAACGCCGAAGGGCGTCGTTCCAACGGAACGGGCCCTGGAGCTTGATCACCCGATCGCTGAAATCATCGCGCGGGTCGAACAACTGGTTGGCTCGGCTAGACCATTCGACCCTGCAAAAAGCCATCGCCGTTTTACGATCGGGGCACCCGATGCTGTTCTCGCCTCGACAACGGGGCAACTACTGGGTTCGATCGCGAGCAGGGCGCCCCACATCGACATCGGATTGATCCATGTGATGCCCGCGCCTCGCGGCGGCGCGATCGGCGAACCCTGGCACGAGTGCCTCGAGATGCTCGAAAGACGAGAGCTGGACATCGCGATGCTGCCGCTGCCTGCGGTATCGCCGCGTTTCGAGGCGCGCAGGCTCTACGACGAGGAATTCGTGCTGGCCATGCGCAAGGGACACGCCTTCGCCAGAGCTCCGACACCTGCGGCTTTCTCGCGATCTCAGCATCTGCTGGTGTCTCTCAGCGGTGAACCGCGCGGCTTCGTCGATGAGATGTTGGCAAGGCGCGGTCTCAAGCGCCGCATTGCCTTGACTGTCCCGAACTTTATGATGGCACTGGTCCAGCTTGCAGGGTCCGAACTGATCGCTGCATTGCCGCGGCGTCTGGTGCAGCAGCACGCCGGGCATTTCGGATTGATGTTCGTCGAGCTGCCTTTCGCCCGTAAACCGGATACGATCTGCGCCATCGCGACCAAGGCCGCGATGAAGGACGCCGGTGTTGCATGGCTGATGGAAGTTGTCTTCGCCTCGGTCGGAGCAGGTCGGAACCGCAATCGGTAG
- a CDS encoding DinB family protein yields MSIVQTYRAFAYNNAWANHRLHRACAELGQGEFEVERTGFFPSLQRTLNHIYVVDLLYVDALEGGWLGPKAWEDPIPFPALAGLSEAQASIDRRFIGVCDALTPASLNEDVRINRDPGVQIERRDRLLMHLIQHHIHHRGQAHTMLSGTRVKPPQLDEFFSAAEAPLRASEFADLGWTEETVWGPPN; encoded by the coding sequence ATGTCGATTGTTCAAACCTATCGCGCCTTCGCCTACAACAATGCCTGGGCGAACCACCGATTGCACCGCGCGTGCGCCGAGCTGGGCCAAGGCGAATTTGAGGTCGAGCGGACGGGCTTCTTCCCGAGCCTGCAGCGGACGTTGAACCATATTTATGTCGTTGACCTCCTTTACGTCGATGCACTCGAGGGCGGATGGCTTGGGCCGAAGGCCTGGGAGGATCCGATCCCATTTCCGGCTCTTGCAGGGCTCTCGGAAGCTCAAGCATCGATCGACCGCCGCTTCATCGGCGTCTGTGATGCTCTGACGCCCGCCTCGTTGAACGAAGACGTGCGGATCAATCGAGATCCTGGTGTCCAGATAGAGCGACGCGACCGGCTGCTGATGCATCTCATTCAGCATCACATTCACCACCGTGGGCAGGCGCACACGATGTTGTCGGGAACGCGCGTCAAGCCGCCGCAACTCGACGAGTTCTTTTCAGCTGCCGAAGCGCCGTTGAGGGCATCCGAGTTTGCCGATCTGGGCTGGACGGAGGAAACCGTTTGGGGGCCGCCCAACTGA
- a CDS encoding nuclear transport factor 2 family protein — translation MMMAAAIPASAQLSADAVAEDDATAGLIKLAGEKNAAFMRGDMDRWSQLVRIAPDFTLMQPFGGPASFGFDNSPKRLADLAQYFRNGETGLEVLQSYASNGLVALVMIERQSAEVGGLPAQDWSLRVTEIYRKDGTDWRLVHRHADPLVRRISLQQAAILARGWAE, via the coding sequence ATGATGATGGCGGCGGCAATTCCTGCTTCCGCTCAGCTTTCAGCCGACGCGGTCGCCGAGGACGATGCGACAGCCGGTCTCATCAAGCTCGCCGGCGAGAAGAATGCCGCCTTCATGCGTGGCGACATGGACCGCTGGTCGCAGCTCGTCCGCATTGCCCCGGATTTCACGCTGATGCAGCCCTTCGGTGGCCCTGCCAGCTTCGGATTCGACAACAGCCCAAAACGGCTGGCTGACCTGGCGCAATATTTCAGGAACGGGGAAACCGGACTGGAGGTCTTGCAGAGCTATGCCTCGAACGGACTCGTCGCGCTCGTCATGATCGAACGCCAGAGCGCGGAGGTCGGCGGCCTGCCTGCCCAGGACTGGTCGCTGCGCGTCACGGAGATCTATCGCAAGGACGGCACGGATTGGCGGCTGGTCCACCGCCATGCAGACCCGCTGGTCCGGCGCATTTCCTTGCAGCAAGCGGCGATCCTCGCCCGAGGCTGGGCGGAGTAA
- a CDS encoding GH1 family beta-glucosidase, whose protein sequence is MSDKVSRRQFAKLAGLSAAGIASPLEAAEVKPAPAPRGMDGFPAGFVWGTATSSYQVEGAVDVDGRGASIWDKFVRIPGKIEDGTTGDRAVEHYHRYKEDIALIKELGCKAYRFSVAWPRVFPDGDGKPNPKGLDFYNRLVDELLRNGIEPWLTLYHWDLPQSLQDRFGGWRSTETCKIFGDYAGYVAERLTDRVKNVFTLNESGRFVQFGYGLGIDAPGVTLPQAEVNQVRHNSALAHGLAVQAVRAHGRRGTRVGPAENIDVCVPAIDTPEHVRAAEIALREMNAGYLNVIMTGRYTDAFLKYAGADAPKYTDAELKIISSPVDFLGLNIYAPQNYVVPSDQGAGFMPLPIPKSFPHMNSNWLRVAPETIYWVPKLAAKIWKTDAIYISENGTSGDDVVTPDGKIYDTDRIMYLRNYLAQLQRATAEGVPVRGYFLWSLLDNFEWVFGLNKRFGLYHVNFDTQVRTPKLSATFYRNVIAKNAAGA, encoded by the coding sequence ATGTCGGACAAGGTTTCGCGTCGCCAGTTTGCCAAGCTGGCGGGATTGTCCGCAGCCGGAATCGCCAGTCCGCTGGAGGCCGCTGAGGTTAAGCCGGCACCGGCGCCGCGAGGCATGGACGGCTTTCCGGCGGGCTTTGTCTGGGGCACGGCGACCTCGTCCTATCAGGTCGAGGGTGCGGTCGACGTCGACGGGCGGGGGGCTTCGATCTGGGACAAGTTCGTGCGCATCCCCGGCAAGATCGAGGACGGCACCACCGGCGATCGCGCCGTCGAGCATTATCACCGCTACAAGGAGGACATCGCGCTCATCAAGGAGCTCGGCTGCAAGGCCTACCGCTTCTCGGTGGCATGGCCGCGGGTGTTTCCGGACGGCGACGGCAAGCCGAACCCGAAGGGGCTCGACTTCTACAATCGTCTCGTCGACGAGCTCCTCAGGAACGGCATCGAGCCGTGGCTGACGCTCTATCACTGGGACCTGCCGCAATCGCTCCAGGATCGCTTCGGCGGCTGGCGCTCGACCGAGACCTGCAAGATATTTGGCGACTATGCGGGCTATGTCGCCGAGCGCCTGACCGATCGCGTCAAGAACGTGTTCACGCTGAACGAGAGCGGACGTTTCGTCCAGTTCGGCTATGGCCTCGGCATCGACGCGCCCGGCGTGACGCTGCCGCAAGCCGAGGTCAACCAGGTCAGGCATAACAGCGCGCTCGCGCACGGGCTCGCGGTACAGGCGGTGCGAGCGCACGGCCGCCGCGGCACCAGGGTCGGGCCGGCCGAGAATATCGACGTCTGCGTTCCTGCAATCGACACGCCAGAGCATGTCCGCGCGGCCGAGATCGCGCTGCGCGAGATGAATGCCGGCTATCTCAACGTCATCATGACGGGCCGGTATACCGACGCCTTCCTGAAATACGCGGGCGCCGATGCGCCGAAATACACCGACGCCGAGCTGAAGATCATCTCCTCGCCGGTCGACTTCCTCGGTCTCAATATCTACGCGCCGCAGAACTACGTGGTGCCCTCCGACCAGGGCGCGGGCTTCATGCCGCTGCCGATCCCGAAATCGTTCCCGCACATGAACTCGAACTGGCTCCGCGTCGCGCCGGAGACGATCTACTGGGTGCCGAAGCTGGCCGCAAAGATCTGGAAGACAGATGCGATCTACATCAGCGAGAACGGCACCTCCGGCGACGACGTGGTGACGCCCGACGGCAAGATCTACGACACCGACCGCATCATGTACCTGCGCAACTATCTCGCCCAGCTCCAGCGTGCCACCGCCGAGGGCGTGCCGGTGCGCGGCTACTTCCTCTGGAGCCTGCTGGACAATTTCGAATGGGTGTTCGGGCTCAACAAGCGTTTCGGGCTCTATCACGTCAATTTCGACACGCAGGTGCGCACGCCGAAGCTCAGCGCGACCTTCTACCGCAACGTGATCGCGAAGAACGCGGCGGGGGCGTAG